The following are encoded in a window of Mycoplasmopsis bovis PG45 genomic DNA:
- a CDS encoding Mbov_0396 family ICE element transmembrane protein produces MFAWLGYTIWFGLFNITVRLPLWLLDSVVKIYKMITFALPSYLLFGISPGESFANAQLPILFLRMAIISFFVFAILFALSAVRVQFQKSDQPSPISIAMKNSLLGTLFLIGIPIALYVFSILISILVELVLGGNVGLGQSIFESLYDKAWANKGVSFATWSKPHPEYGSYYVSYDTYSNLPNGANAQSWFMGTILSIGSLIPMVLGIITVVQKIFQQFFLFVISPFIVAASVSDDGKRMKQFIEMYSTKSFAIIGMLIGLQMLTVWITKTTQWSNTLDINFLERFLMNIALIIGGIISVMSLTSVTAAFAGESASARETMAETKGTIAAGAGLLAGSLVAGKFGKKLLGGAISPAKSIMNKTHAGRSFLENLSEKRNINKNFKAGRTTLKQRNEALEALKAQRQAEKVNKLKLRDQKQADLSLKSQLDGPIASSNVANEASNFNSISPSPAVGNAIPTGLFANANSLVTNANVPNNAVDNSANLQADKSYLKELSDKDIKSSGGLLQHKANAASRVARRKDKEEKRLTESISKNKDKLDKTNNKLEKKLLKTQEKLLKAKSSKEENKLNKVFDKTKSQLDKTNDKLDNKLNKQEAQLDKTKLTKEKAIRRTTALSAMQEDRSKFYTSAQNRNLFTRNSSSNVDGNVGAYKLSKITDNKKWSDIDKQDKANEIVNSNTNSSNSNVESQASSNSSNSNTDKETKSKDNKEIKNLVEKNAKEVKRINDELETLKLNDIKEKSKGKKGK; encoded by the coding sequence ATGTTTGCATGACTAGGCTATACCATATGGTTTGGTTTGTTTAATATTACTGTTAGACTTCCGCTGTGATTGCTTGATTCCGTTGTAAAGATATATAAGATGATTACTTTTGCCTTACCATCTTATTTACTTTTTGGCATTAGCCCTGGTGAATCATTTGCCAATGCACAATTACCAATACTATTTTTAAGAATGGCAATAATATCATTTTTTGTTTTTGCAATTCTTTTTGCACTTAGTGCTGTTAGAGTGCAATTTCAAAAGTCGGATCAACCTTCACCTATTTCAATTGCTATGAAAAATAGCCTACTAGGCACATTGTTTTTAATTGGTATACCAATTGCCTTATATGTATTTTCTATACTGATAAGCATACTAGTTGAATTAGTTTTAGGCGGAAATGTTGGTTTAGGACAAAGTATATTTGAATCGCTTTATGATAAAGCGTGAGCTAATAAAGGAGTTTCTTTTGCTACTTGGTCAAAGCCTCATCCTGAATATGGATCTTACTATGTATCATATGATACATATAGTAATTTACCTAATGGTGCAAATGCACAGTCTTGGTTTATGGGGACTATATTATCTATAGGTTCATTAATACCTATGGTATTAGGCATAATAACAGTAGTACAAAAAATATTCCAACAGTTCTTTTTATTTGTAATTAGCCCTTTCATTGTCGCGGCTTCTGTTTCTGATGATGGCAAAAGAATGAAACAATTTATTGAAATGTATTCTACTAAGTCGTTTGCAATTATAGGTATGCTAATTGGATTGCAAATGCTGACAGTATGAATTACTAAAACTACACAGTGGAGTAATACATTAGATATTAATTTCTTAGAAAGATTCTTAATGAATATTGCCTTAATTATTGGTGGAATAATTAGTGTTATGAGTTTAACTAGTGTTACAGCGGCTTTTGCTGGTGAAAGTGCTAGTGCAAGAGAAACTATGGCTGAAACTAAAGGAACTATCGCAGCTGGTGCTGGATTATTAGCTGGATCATTGGTAGCTGGTAAATTCGGTAAAAAACTACTAGGTGGCGCTATTAGCCCGGCTAAGAGTATTATGAATAAAACTCACGCTGGTAGATCATTCTTAGAAAACTTAAGCGAAAAGAGAAATATTAACAAAAACTTTAAAGCTGGTAGAACTACATTAAAACAAAGAAACGAAGCTTTAGAAGCCCTTAAAGCACAAAGACAAGCTGAAAAGGTTAATAAGCTTAAATTAAGAGACCAAAAACAAGCTGACTTAAGTCTTAAGTCACAATTAGATGGCCCTATTGCTTCATCTAATGTTGCTAATGAAGCTTCTAACTTTAATTCAATTTCTCCAAGCCCTGCAGTAGGTAATGCAATACCTACAGGCTTATTTGCTAATGCTAATTCATTAGTAACTAATGCAAATGTACCTAATAATGCAGTAGATAATAGTGCTAATTTACAAGCTGATAAAAGCTATTTAAAAGAATTAAGTGATAAAGATATTAAATCATCTGGTGGCTTATTACAGCATAAAGCCAATGCGGCATCTAGGGTAGCAAGAAGAAAAGATAAAGAAGAAAAAAGACTTACAGAGTCAATTAGCAAAAACAAGGATAAGTTAGATAAAACTAATAATAAGCTAGAAAAGAAGCTTTTAAAAACACAAGAGAAGCTACTTAAAGCTAAAAGTAGCAAAGAAGAAAATAAACTTAATAAAGTATTTGATAAAACTAAGAGTCAATTAGATAAAACTAATGACAAGTTAGATAACAAACTTAATAAACAAGAAGCACAATTAGATAAAACTAAATTAACTAAAGAAAAAGCAATTAGAAGAACTACTGCACTAAGTGCAATGCAAGAAGATAGATCAAAATTCTATACAAGCGCACAAAATAGAAATTTATTTACTAGAAACAGCTCATCAAATGTTGATGGTAATGTAGGCGCATATAAACTAAGCAAAATTACTGATAATAAAAAATGAAGTGATATTGATAAGCAGGATAAAGCAAATGAAATTGTAAATTCTAATACTAATAGTAGTAATAGTAATGTAGAAAGTCAAGCAAGCAGTAATTCATCTAATTCAAATACTGATAAAGAAACTAAGAGTAAAGATAATAAAGAAATTAAGAATCTAGTTGAAAAAAATGCTAAAGAAGTAAAACGTATTAATGATGAATTAGAAACTCTAAAACTTAATGATATTAAAGAGAAAAGTAAAGGAAAGAAGGGTAAATAA
- a CDS encoding Mbov_0395 family pilin-like conjugal transfer protein, giving the protein MNGATRPIDAGALNTSLGELAATVQKYINITLGALAGILVIAILIVGATAWFKASKADSDEQRANELKKIKWLAGFIIFVVIAWAISGVITGILQSVWKVS; this is encoded by the coding sequence ATGAATGGTGCAACTAGGCCTATTGACGCTGGCGCATTAAATACTAGTTTAGGTGAACTAGCAGCGACAGTTCAAAAATATATAAATATTACACTAGGTGCTTTAGCAGGTATCTTAGTAATAGCAATTTTAATTGTTGGGGCTACAGCTTGATTTAAAGCTTCTAAAGCTGATAGCGATGAACAAAGAGCAAATGAATTAAAGAAAATTAAATGACTAGCTGGTTTTATTATTTTCGTTGTTATTGCCTGAGCAATAAGTGGAGTGATAACGGGTATATTACAAAGTGTATGAAAGGTTAGCTAG
- a CDS encoding MAG3960 family lipoprotein yields the protein MKKRMIIGGLGLVTLMPLVTVSCKFFGLNVSEIITGGPSHTTPPRKDPDHKDSFNENEQEIVPTKFTYNGKTYTINREDILDTKNAVYANLVLNNNAEGFKKLIPSVEEYRKVKNLYADDTGFPSIAEVSYYVRNLEHFKNGFIYREKSNSPERISKDEYISLVDKVSEIMANSNLEKALTGVDKEYVDFDNVRNYTLAKLEEFHGKAGKYEWGELTTKKVSDLAPGSFKMEEYYKEIPPENNYDGLRTNESKKRPSKLWVYNRMINNTDFYNYNKTNKPNELFIHNEFLYGRKLDPKKYYLEIDVLMLIIWLKAKRYTMQYPLWKMLTTYLELQKALIKKQEWDKEKSLTDNFKKLKLIEKLDSFHDAVLDYMKLGQLVGFTDDRSNDLYLFPTDVNKEVKTDFRDAYRWAYYEYHLFIQPMYVALSRGTKEAFEKAFEKEELKPYYDFIWENIKLADKVDKPRILSKNEALEKAKEIIKHYQNNFGWEFKSDESREDEDE from the coding sequence ATGAAAAAGAGAATGATAATAGGCGGACTAGGCTTAGTAACACTAATGCCTTTAGTTACAGTTAGTTGCAAATTTTTTGGACTTAATGTTAGTGAGATTATCACGGGTGGCCCATCTCATACAACGCCCCCTAGAAAAGATCCTGATCATAAAGATTCATTTAATGAAAATGAACAAGAGATTGTACCTACCAAATTTACATATAATGGCAAGACTTATACAATTAATAGAGAAGATATATTAGATACTAAAAATGCAGTTTATGCAAATTTAGTGCTTAATAATAACGCTGAAGGCTTTAAAAAATTAATTCCTAGTGTGGAAGAGTATAGAAAAGTTAAAAATTTATATGCTGATGATACTGGCTTTCCATCAATAGCTGAAGTTTCTTATTATGTTAGAAACTTAGAACACTTTAAAAATGGCTTTATTTATCGAGAAAAAAGCAATTCTCCGGAGAGAATTAGTAAAGATGAGTATATTTCTTTAGTTGATAAAGTTTCTGAAATTATGGCTAATTCTAATTTAGAGAAAGCATTAACTGGTGTTGATAAAGAATATGTTGACTTTGATAATGTTAGAAATTATACATTAGCAAAATTAGAAGAATTTCACGGTAAAGCCGGAAAGTATGAATGGGGTGAGTTAACAACAAAAAAAGTTTCCGACTTAGCACCTGGTTCATTTAAAATGGAAGAGTACTATAAAGAGATACCGCCTGAAAATAATTATGATGGATTAAGAACGAATGAATCAAAAAAGCGGCCATCTAAATTGTGAGTTTACAATAGGATGATCAATAATACTGATTTTTATAATTACAATAAAACTAATAAGCCTAATGAATTATTCATACATAATGAGTTTTTATACGGAAGAAAATTAGATCCTAAAAAGTATTATTTAGAAATTGATGTTCTAATGTTAATAATTTGACTTAAAGCCAAACGTTATACAATGCAATATCCATTGTGAAAAATGCTAACAACTTATTTAGAATTGCAAAAAGCTTTAATTAAAAAGCAAGAGTGAGATAAAGAGAAGTCGCTGACTGATAACTTTAAGAAGTTAAAACTAATTGAAAAGTTAGATAGCTTTCATGACGCAGTATTAGATTATATGAAATTAGGGCAATTAGTTGGCTTTACTGATGATAGATCTAATGATTTATACTTATTCCCTACTGATGTAAATAAAGAAGTTAAAACTGACTTTAGAGACGCTTATAGATGGGCATATTATGAGTATCATTTGTTTATACAGCCAATGTATGTTGCATTAAGCCGGGGCACTAAGGAAGCATTCGAGAAAGCATTCGAGAAAGAAGAATTAAAGCCTTACTATGACTTTATTTGAGAGAATATAAAGCTAGCTGATAAAGTTGATAAGCCTAGAATTTTAAGCAAAAATGAAGCCTTAGAAAAAGCAAAAGAAATAATTAAACACTATCAAAACAATTTTGGTTGAGAATTTAAAAGCGATGAATCTAGAGAAGATGAAGATGAATAA
- a CDS encoding Mbov_0392 family ICE element protein, with product MKKNFNFKDIAHLTQYVHKNVTNEMIKNHFEYMANSYKDELDKLAYAELIKKTIENMADLPTTINKNIYKSIYNENDLDKLAGYYKLSKELVDNSYEVNDLWEDFLNKEDIHRLDDLWRQLDIDLKTKGLGANLTLLNYLWERDPNIEWIRFDEYENPNEIRYIDREFWDYIADVDLENYLSAYDKEDFIEEFKLVKKLKEEELEKLEAKEEKTKALVM from the coding sequence ATGAAAAAAAATTTTAATTTTAAAGATATAGCACATTTAACACAATATGTACATAAAAATGTTACTAATGAAATGATTAAAAATCATTTTGAGTATATGGCTAATAGTTATAAGGATGAATTAGACAAATTAGCTTATGCAGAATTAATTAAAAAAACTATAGAGAATATGGCTGATTTGCCTACAACAATTAATAAAAATATCTATAAGTCAATTTACAATGAAAACGACTTAGATAAGTTAGCTGGATATTACAAATTAAGCAAAGAATTAGTCGATAATAGTTACGAAGTTAATGATTTATGAGAAGACTTTTTAAATAAAGAAGATATCCATAGACTCGATGACTTATGAAGACAATTAGATATTGACTTAAAAACTAAAGGCCTTGGTGCGAATCTCACTCTATTAAACTACTTATGAGAAAGAGATCCAAATATTGAATGAATAAGATTCGATGAATATGAAAACCCAAACGAAATTAGATATATAGATCGCGAATTTTGAGACTACATTGCTGATGTAGACTTAGAAAACTACTTAAGTGCATATGATAAAGAAGACTTTATAGAAGAATTTAAATTAGTAAAAAAATTAAAAGAAGAAGAACTAGAAAAACTAGAAGCAAAAGAAGAAAAAACAAAAGCTTTGGTTATGTAA
- a CDS encoding Mbov_0392 family ICE element protein encodes MKNYFENYFENYFEKSDYYNLDFVFSTFPCGAVASYFNDKANGYKDELDKLTYAELIKKTIENMADLPTRINKNIYKSIHQENDLNKLAGYYKLSKELVDDFEVTDIWDDFLNKEDIHRLDDLWKQLDIDLKTKGLGANLTLLNFIWERDADIEWIRFDERKNPYEIRYIDDEFVNWLSSQDLENYSSSYDKDDFIDEFKLEEKLVKEKLEAKKEKALVM; translated from the coding sequence ATGAAAAATTATTTTGAAAATTATTTTGAAAATTATTTCGAGAAATCAGATTATTATAATTTAGATTTTGTGTTTTCGACCTTCCCATGTGGAGCTGTAGCAAGTTACTTTAATGATAAAGCTAATGGTTACAAAGACGAATTAGACAAATTAACTTATGCAGAATTAATTAAAAAAACTATAGAGAATATGGCTGATTTGCCTACAAGAATTAATAAAAATATCTATAAGTCAATTCATCAAGAAAACGACTTAAATAAGTTAGCCGGATATTACAAATTAAGCAAAGAATTAGTCGATGATTTCGAAGTCACTGATATATGAGACGACTTTCTAAATAAAGAAGATATCCATAGACTCGATGACTTATGAAAACAATTAGATATTGACTTAAAAACTAAAGGCCTTGGTGCGAATCTCACTCTATTAAACTTCATATGAGAAAGAGACGCAGATATTGAATGAATAAGATTCGATGAACGTAAAAACCCATATGAAATTAGATATATAGATGACGAATTTGTAAACTGACTTTCTAGTCAAGACTTAGAAAACTACTCAAGTTCATATGATAAAGATGACTTTATAGACGAGTTCAAATTAGAAGAAAAATTAGTAAAAGAAAAACTAGAAGCCAAAAAAGAAAAAGCTTTGGTTATGTAA
- a CDS encoding single-stranded DNA-binding protein, with amino-acid sequence MSMRREDNNTIVLSGNVVNDEYYLKEFKSNKDTDGKLLKLKLHSTSGNKHNYFDIALWNANAQFILEKVKKNDLIEIIGHLESGSYSKDNEKVYFLSIVADKVKIIQTAYEVELEEKREIIKHANTSSYSAVDVPTAEFLIED; translated from the coding sequence ATGAGTATGAGAAGAGAAGATAATAACACAATAGTATTAAGCGGAAATGTAGTTAATGATGAATATTATTTAAAAGAATTTAAAAGTAATAAAGATACTGATGGAAAACTACTTAAATTAAAGCTACATAGCACAAGCGGTAATAAGCACAATTACTTTGATATAGCACTATGAAATGCTAATGCACAGTTTATTTTAGAAAAAGTTAAAAAGAATGATCTTATTGAAATAATAGGACACTTAGAATCTGGATCATATTCTAAAGATAATGAAAAAGTTTATTTCTTAAGCATTGTCGCTGATAAAGTAAAAATTATCCAAACAGCTTATGAAGTTGAATTAGAAGAAAAAAGAGAAATTATTAAACATGCTAACACTAGCAGTTATAGTGCAGTAGATGTGCCAACGGCTGAATTTCTTATTGAAGACTAA
- a CDS encoding Mbov_0389 family ICE element HExxH motif-containing protein, whose translation MNNQVKTTNINYILENSIKDIKEFFSKDSKLKNFLAFAGKISPQLSLINLRYLYFKRNTLSENKEIRKPTFSIIKTLSQWHDLNIYANKDEKPLYLFTPINNKATNEITFSAMKVYDISQTSYKNYKAKKWDENSFKEAIFTLFKDYSIKWIDDIEMQGAKLAIDNLSKYIFINKNYKKWENYLILHEYAHQLANHSSNDRKDILKEYQIIKACEMFINSLEFENEFYKQAYPRYENMQVLTVIKSLSNKEKYKVLDEILTIGYKLIDKFSSSDDILKDEIYG comes from the coding sequence ATGAATAATCAAGTTAAAACTACTAACATAAACTACATTTTAGAGAACAGCATTAAAGATATAAAAGAGTTCTTTTCTAAAGATTCAAAACTAAAAAATTTCTTAGCTTTTGCCGGCAAAATAAGCCCGCAATTATCATTAATTAATCTTAGATATTTGTATTTTAAAAGAAATACACTTAGTGAAAATAAAGAAATTAGAAAACCTACATTTAGCATAATCAAAACACTTAGTCAGTGACACGACTTAAATATTTATGCTAATAAAGATGAAAAGCCCCTGTACCTTTTTACTCCAATAAATAATAAAGCTACAAATGAAATAACTTTTAGTGCAATGAAAGTTTACGATATTTCGCAAACTAGCTATAAAAACTATAAAGCTAAGAAATGAGATGAAAATTCTTTTAAAGAAGCTATATTTACTCTCTTTAAAGACTATAGTATCAAATGAATTGATGATATAGAAATGCAAGGTGCAAAATTAGCTATTGATAATTTAAGCAAATACATATTCATTAATAAAAATTATAAAAAGTGAGAAAACTATTTAATATTGCACGAATATGCCCATCAATTAGCTAATCATAGTAGCAACGATAGAAAAGATATTCTAAAAGAATATCAAATTATAAAGGCCTGTGAAATGTTTATAAACTCCTTAGAGTTCGAAAATGAGTTTTATAAACAGGCCTATCCTAGATATGAAAATATGCAAGTATTGACTGTAATTAAAAGTTTAAGCAATAAAGAGAAATATAAGGTGTTAGATGAAATACTAACTATAGGCTACAAGCTTATTGATAAGTTTAGTAGTAGTGATGATATTTTAAAGGATGAAATATATGGATAG
- a CDS encoding type IV secretory system conjugative DNA transfer family protein — protein sequence MSDKKAIKKSKVQHFLIYTFVFIIWPSICLLLLPILTYLIQAKSASIFESWVKGQRSFINDIWLFWKINTNYRNYSFLIIFAGMLFWFIALSYQVWIRWIIYKIKNRNNSNSENNWTYNQFTNEGSSKLLRKKFKSGKANFILGKVDKPIWNNPYIVNNTDAHGIVIGIAGSKKTEKIVIPSIHYNANLDYKERPNMIISDPKKQILARTGNILKQKGYEIKVFDFIDPKNSLNWNPLQQIWDELHSIKKEDLSDDNYNKAFEKIIEITDALPWPLERDTIWVNQAKAMIHVVIQFLLLYSLEDPNFTIEHFTFRNVAAYTSAAVFKQGKWIEITTKNKEKNKYWSNLFKEQDQLVNIVNETLSGMLANASNVLIAFSQNPTVSKLTSKTNINIKEVVRNDKPYVVFLCFPDHKQVFNFLLSMLVTQIYRDTIDYANSLANQKLPRMLQFYLEEFNSLRIPEIADWMSISRSRNILFLLVLQSYEQLRKYSEKGKDADAIKAQARLVILLETNSDETLKSLSNTLGEKAVKKESISKQSDSNRQTVSTSESKENVMTVAELKYKDPDMTIISSGGSRPIALRLKPAYSYLKKDSYIHDYIDIYDGEFTTDWDLKEMKIIDLYKANTLIDEVKIEKQDEDSIDIKDKLALINFEEIKNYSCFNSNNESLR from the coding sequence ATGAGTGATAAAAAAGCAATTAAGAAAAGTAAAGTTCAACATTTTTTAATTTATACATTTGTTTTTATTATCTGACCTAGCATATGTTTATTACTACTACCTATACTTACGTATTTAATACAAGCTAAAAGTGCAAGTATTTTTGAAAGCTGAGTAAAAGGACAACGCAGTTTTATAAACGATATATGGCTATTTTGAAAAATAAATACTAACTATAGAAACTATTCATTCTTAATTATTTTTGCTGGTATGTTATTTTGATTCATTGCTTTAAGCTATCAAGTGTGAATAAGATGAATAATTTACAAAATTAAGAATAGAAATAATTCTAATAGTGAAAATAACTGAACTTATAATCAATTTACTAATGAAGGAAGCAGTAAATTACTCCGTAAAAAGTTTAAAAGTGGCAAGGCAAACTTTATTTTAGGAAAAGTCGATAAGCCTATATGAAACAACCCTTATATTGTCAATAATACTGACGCACACGGGATAGTAATAGGTATAGCTGGTAGTAAAAAAACTGAAAAAATTGTTATTCCATCAATACACTATAATGCCAATTTAGACTATAAAGAACGACCTAATATGATAATTTCTGATCCTAAAAAGCAAATATTAGCTAGAACCGGCAATATCTTAAAGCAAAAAGGATATGAAATAAAAGTATTTGACTTTATAGATCCTAAAAACTCACTAAATTGAAATCCCTTACAGCAAATATGAGATGAATTACACTCAATTAAAAAAGAAGACTTAAGTGATGATAATTACAATAAGGCATTTGAAAAAATTATCGAAATTACTGACGCATTGCCCTGGCCTTTAGAAAGAGACACAATTTGAGTTAATCAAGCTAAGGCAATGATTCATGTAGTTATACAATTTCTACTCCTTTATAGCTTAGAAGATCCTAATTTTACAATTGAACACTTTACATTTAGAAACGTCGCAGCTTATACTTCGGCGGCAGTATTTAAACAAGGCAAATGAATTGAGATAACTACTAAAAATAAAGAAAAAAATAAATACTGAAGCAACTTATTTAAAGAACAAGATCAATTAGTAAACATAGTTAATGAAACGCTTTCTGGTATGTTAGCTAATGCAAGTAATGTATTAATTGCCTTTAGCCAAAATCCGACTGTATCTAAGCTAACTAGCAAAACTAATATTAATATTAAAGAAGTTGTAAGAAATGATAAGCCTTATGTTGTTTTCCTTTGTTTCCCTGATCATAAACAAGTATTTAATTTCCTACTTAGCATGTTAGTTACACAAATTTATCGAGACACTATTGACTATGCTAATTCATTAGCAAACCAAAAATTACCTCGAATGTTGCAATTCTATTTAGAAGAGTTTAACTCTTTAAGAATTCCTGAAATAGCTGACTGAATGTCAATTAGTAGAAGTAGAAATATTCTTTTCCTATTAGTTTTGCAATCATATGAACAATTAAGAAAATACAGTGAAAAAGGTAAAGACGCTGACGCAATTAAAGCACAAGCTAGACTAGTAATACTATTAGAAACTAATAGTGATGAAACTCTTAAGTCACTATCAAATACATTAGGCGAAAAAGCTGTTAAAAAGGAAAGCATTTCAAAACAAAGTGACAGTAATAGGCAAACTGTTTCTACGTCCGAAAGTAAAGAAAATGTAATGACTGTGGCTGAGTTAAAGTATAAAGATCCTGATATGACTATTATTTCATCCGGTGGTAGTAGGCCTATTGCCCTTAGACTTAAGCCTGCTTATAGTTATTTGAAAAAAGATTCTTATATTCATGACTACATTGATATTTATGATGGTGAGTTTACAACTGACTGAGATCTTAAGGAAATGAAAATAATAGATCTTTATAAAGCTAATACTCTTATTGATGAAGTCAAAATTGAAAAACAAGATGAAGATAGCATAGATATTAAAGATAAACTAGCTTTAATAAACTTTGAAGAAATAAAAAATTATAGCTGTTTTAATAGCAATAATGAAAGTTTAAGGTAG